The Fictibacillus phosphorivorans genomic sequence CGCCACGGCCTTTCATGATAACAGCCGGATATTTCATCGTAAGACGAGATCCGATGTTTCCATCTACCCATTCCATCGTTGCGTTCTCTTCAGCTACAGCACGCTTTGTAACAAGGTTGTAGATGTTGTTCGCCCAGTTTTGGATCGTTGTATAACGGCAGTAAGCGTTCTTCTTAACGATAATTTCAACAACCGCACTATGAAGTGAGTTTGTAGAATAAACTGGTGCTGTACATCCTTCTACGTAGTGTACAGAGCTATCTTCGTCCGCAATGATCAGCGTACGCTCAAACTGACCCATGTTTTCTGAGTTGATTCGGAAGTATGCTTGAAGTGGAGTATCACATTTTACGCCTTTTGGTACGTAAATGAAAGATCCACCAGACCATACAGCAGAGTTAAGTGCTGAGAACTTGTTATCAGATGGCGGAATGATCGTTCCAAAATGCTCACGGAAGATCTCTTCGTGCTCTTTTAAAGCTGTATCTGTATCTGTGAAAAGAATACCTAAGTCAGAAAGGTCTTCTTTCATGTTGTGGTAAACAACCTCTGATTCGTACTGTGCAGATACACCTGCAAGGTACTTCTGTTCTGCTTCTGGAATTCCTAGCTTGTCAAAAGTCGCTTTGATTTCAGCAGGAACTTCATCCCAAGACTTCTCAGATTTCTCAGATGGCTTAACATAATACGTAATATCATCAAAGTTTAAGTCCTTCATGTCTCCGCCCCATTGTGGCATTGGCATCTTATAGAACTGCTCTAATGACTTCAAACGGAATTCTAGCATCCATTCAGGCTCGTTCTTCATGCGTGAGATCTCTTCAACGATCTCTTTTGTTAACCCACGCTTCGATCTGAAAATGGAAACGTCCTTATCTCTAAAACCATATTTATATTCGCCGATATCCGGCATTTTCTTAGCCATTACAGAATCCCTCCTTACTGGATTGGCACTCTATTACTCATTTTCAAAAGGAACTTATTCTTCCTCTTCCTCATCTTTTCCTACTCCTTGCTCCATCGCCTTCCACGCAAGAG encodes the following:
- the sufB gene encoding Fe-S cluster assembly protein SufB; the protein is MAKKMPDIGEYKYGFRDKDVSIFRSKRGLTKEIVEEISRMKNEPEWMLEFRLKSLEQFYKMPMPQWGGDMKDLNFDDITYYVKPSEKSEKSWDEVPAEIKATFDKLGIPEAEQKYLAGVSAQYESEVVYHNMKEDLSDLGILFTDTDTALKEHEEIFREHFGTIIPPSDNKFSALNSAVWSGGSFIYVPKGVKCDTPLQAYFRINSENMGQFERTLIIADEDSSVHYVEGCTAPVYSTNSLHSAVVEIIVKKNAYCRYTTIQNWANNIYNLVTKRAVAEENATMEWVDGNIGSRLTMKYPAVIMKGRGAKGTILSIAIAGKGQHQDAGAKVLHLAPDCSSTIVSKSISKHGGKVTYRGIAHFGRKSDGSKSNIKCDTLIMDNQSTSDTIPYNEILNNNITLEHEATVSKVSEDQLFYLMSRGVSEQEATEMIVMGFIEPFTKELPMEYAVEMNRLIKFEMEGSIG